From a single Wolbachia endosymbiont of Oedothorax gibbosus genomic region:
- a CDS encoding group II intron reverse transcriptase/maturase — MQDQKNEAEQIKNEIARFLNEELKLMLNEDKTLITHACDSKANFLGYEIHVLHADDKHDHRTQRCINGSVGLRVPHHIKQKKCSEYMRCGKPIHLPQRTIDTAYSIVAQYQTEYRGIVQYYKMAYNLHTLSYLKYVMEVSLVKTLASKYKTTCRKIYRKFGAMIENDEGEKRKVIQIRVDRLPSKIPLITHFGAVSLKWNKWVSISDNLIPIWNKRSEIEQRLLAQTCELCKSQEQIEVHHVRKLADLRSKSNVELPEWKKRMIERQRKTLVVCHECHKKIQYGKYDGDSLKR; from the coding sequence TTGCAGGACCAAAAAAATGAAGCTGAACAAATTAAAAATGAGATTGCTAGATTCCTCAATGAGGAGCTCAAACTTATGCTTAATGAAGATAAAACGCTTATTACACACGCATGTGATAGCAAAGCCAATTTTTTGGGTTATGAAATACACGTCTTGCATGCAGATGATAAACATGATCATCGGACACAGCGGTGTATTAACGGTAGTGTTGGCTTACGTGTACCACACCATATAAAGCAGAAAAAGTGTTCTGAATATATGCGTTGTGGAAAGCCTATACATTTACCTCAACGTACAATTGATACAGCTTACAGTATTGTTGCTCAGTATCAAACTGAATATCGAGGAATTGTACAATACTACAAAATGGCCTACAACCTTCACACACTAAGTTATCTGAAGTATGTGATGGAAGTATCATTAGTAAAGACTTTAGCATCTAAATACAAAACAACTTGCAGGAAAATTTATAGAAAATTTGGTGCGATGATTGAAAACGATGAAGGTGAAAAACGAAAAGTCATCCAAATCAGAGTAGATCGTTTACCATCAAAGATACCATTAATTACACACTTTGGTGCTGTGTCGCTAAAATGGAATAAATGGGTAAGCATAAGTGATAACCTTATACCAATATGGAATAAGCGTAGTGAAATAGAGCAAAGACTATTGGCACAAACTTGTGAATTATGTAAATCACAAGAGCAGATTGAGGTACACCATGTACGTAAACTTGCTGATCTACGAAGTAAGAGTAATGTTGAACTACCTGAATGGAAGAAAAGAATGATTGAACGACAGAGAAAAACTCTTGTTGTTTGTCATGAATGCCATAAGAAAATCCAATATGGGAAATATGATGGTGATTCCTTAAAACGTTAG
- a CDS encoding reverse transcriptase/maturase family protein, with amino-acid sequence MRKAETILNIIRERGQRNLPVKNVYRLLYQRDLYLQAYGKLCRNKGAMTEGVTAETVNGMSLEKIDKIIEDLRYERYRWIPVKRIYILKKSGKRRPLGLPTWSNKLLQEVIRLILEAYYESKFSECSHGFRPKRGCHTALKAVTQKGRGTKWFIEGDLRACYDSIDHTILLKILSESFQDNRFIQLINRLLKAGYMENWKYNKSHSGVPQGSIIGPILSNILLDRLDKHVEHTLIPANNRGKRRRTNPKYLRLTKQVSMMRKQGNWEQVRQLRQLVQSMPSKDSCDQNYRRLWYVRYADDVLVGFAGPKK; translated from the coding sequence ATGCGGAAAGCTGAAACAATACTTAACATTATACGTGAACGCGGACAAAGAAATCTGCCGGTTAAAAACGTATATCGCCTACTTTATCAGCGTGATCTTTACCTTCAAGCGTATGGTAAACTTTGTCGTAATAAAGGTGCTATGACAGAAGGTGTAACTGCTGAAACAGTTAATGGTATGTCTTTGGAGAAAATTGATAAAATCATAGAGGATTTACGCTATGAACGATATCGATGGATACCAGTAAAACGTATCTACATTTTAAAGAAGAGCGGTAAACGAAGGCCGTTAGGATTGCCAACATGGTCAAACAAGTTACTTCAAGAAGTAATCCGATTAATATTGGAAGCCTATTATGAGTCTAAATTTAGTGAGTGTTCACATGGATTCCGGCCAAAGCGTGGATGCCATACTGCATTAAAAGCAGTAACGCAAAAAGGCAGAGGTACAAAATGGTTTATAGAAGGGGATCTCAGAGCATGTTATGACTCAATTGATCATACCATATTGTTAAAAATACTGAGTGAAAGCTTTCAAGACAACCGTTTTATCCAACTAATCAATCGACTGCTAAAAGCAGGATATATGGAAAATTGGAAGTACAATAAGAGTCACAGTGGAGTACCACAGGGCTCTATTATTGGTCCAATTCTGAGTAACATATTACTCGATCGGTTAGATAAACATGTGGAACATACATTAATACCAGCAAATAACCGAGGTAAGCGAAGAAGGACAAACCCAAAATATTTAAGGTTAACCAAGCAAGTATCGATGATGAGAAAACAAGGGAATTGGGAGCAAGTAAGGCAACTGCGCCAATTAGTGCAGAGTATGCCATCTAAGGACTCTTGTGATCAAAATTATCGACGTCTTTGGTATGTTAGGTATGCTGATGATGTTCTGGTAGGGTTTGCAGGACCAAAAAAATGA
- a CDS encoding IS982 family transposase, producing the protein MKKDITELYCCVEDFCRAVDDNFANRFLSNGKKPTRVPEIAHSEILTIILLYHKSPCKNFKAFYLCYLQLFYRSEFSKLPSYHRFIALKPRVLWYLALLLQWFCEQAKMTGISYIDSTSIAVCHRKRISRNKVFKGLAELGKNTYGWFFGFKLHVVINEIGEIQGVTLTRGNVDDRKPVPTLTKKLTGLLFGDKGYIKKELFEKLFDRGLKLVTKVKKGMKNALISLKEKILLGKRSIVETVFGCLKNKFELEHTRHRSTVNFLVHIFSTLISYSMQSKKPCISQLYFVG; encoded by the coding sequence ATGAAGAAAGATATTACAGAACTGTACTGTTGCGTCGAGGATTTTTGTCGTGCGGTAGATGATAATTTTGCAAATAGGTTCTTATCAAACGGCAAAAAACCAACCAGAGTACCAGAAATAGCGCACTCAGAAATTCTAACCATAATCCTATTATACCATAAATCACCATGTAAAAACTTCAAGGCTTTTTATCTTTGTTATCTTCAGTTATTCTATAGATCAGAGTTTTCAAAGCTGCCTTCATATCACAGATTTATTGCCTTAAAGCCGCGAGTTTTGTGGTATTTAGCATTACTTTTGCAATGGTTTTGTGAACAAGCAAAAATGACCGGGATTTCCTACATAGATTCTACTTCAATAGCAGTATGCCATCGAAAAAGAATCTCAAGAAATAAGGTTTTCAAAGGATTAGCAGAGTTAGGAAAGAATACTTACGGCTGGTTTTTTGGTTTTAAATTACATGTAGTAATCAATGAAATAGGTGAAATTCAAGGTGTTACGCTAACCAGAGGTAACGTCGATGACAGAAAACCTGTACCAACTCTAACCAAAAAACTAACTGGACTTTTGTTTGGAGATAAGGGCTATATAAAGAAAGAGCTCTTTGAGAAACTATTCGATAGAGGTCTAAAACTCGTCACTAAAGTGAAAAAAGGTATGAAAAATGCACTGATTTCGCTGAAAGAGAAGATTTTACTAGGGAAAAGATCGATTGTTGAAACGGTTTTTGGCTGCCTAAAAAACAAATTTGAACTTGAGCACACTCGGCATAGATCCACAGTAAATTTCTTGGTACATATTTTTTCTACCCTCATTTCTTATTCAATGCAATCGAAAAAGCCCTGTATTTCTCAGCTTTACTTCGTTGGTTAA